A genome region from Natronosalvus rutilus includes the following:
- a CDS encoding right-handed parallel beta-helix repeat-containing protein, which produces MTGIANERDADDGRSTDFEQASDTDTKSETGTHRPGRRTFVKGAAIAGISALGLSSTAAASGSYTKYDGEYRHVVNVVEAGADNTGNRSITPVLRNIRNDNTLFYFPPGRYYMDEQLRFTGFDNVAFIGDDATLVPANYYNFDGPQYRLFRLGVGYRPGRRLRFEGFDIDQTAPDTGIRVIEAHVSDRLEVRDINIKGQHDSGTWGPGLFNVTDSSGYGIVERFRAPQGGEWIDNTPTAGERWRGPTGILANQNAGTLEFKHCTLGAFPDNGLYAAGGSGKIIVSGGTYRNSNGANIRVGGNGSEINWPSVKIDDTRPEDVAQRGIRIENGKNLRIKGAAVEITSPMPTSHAISAMPTCDSARIERVRIDMQGNDVNHGIVVSPNCGEVIIVETQINHETAGGYPLWIRNTNATDRVLAEYLTITGEAGDASGFRDGIRVERDNCRFNVTEVNQSARSGATRNAITSTADDLTVWKSTLRANQYPIVELGSESLYLEVDAESTGGKHAACLYDQSSNISIRNSRMVNGVRDLGSSSLELSNNTTY; this is translated from the coding sequence ATGACTGGAATAGCAAACGAACGCGACGCAGACGATGGGCGATCTACCGACTTCGAGCAAGCATCTGACACCGACACCAAATCCGAAACCGGCACCCACCGACCAGGGAGGCGGACGTTCGTGAAGGGTGCGGCCATTGCGGGTATCTCTGCGCTCGGTCTCTCTTCGACCGCCGCGGCCTCGGGCTCGTACACGAAGTACGACGGCGAGTACCGACACGTCGTCAACGTCGTCGAAGCCGGCGCCGACAACACCGGGAACCGATCGATCACCCCCGTTCTCAGGAACATTCGGAACGATAATACGCTGTTTTACTTCCCACCTGGGCGGTACTACATGGACGAACAGCTCCGGTTTACTGGCTTCGACAACGTCGCCTTCATCGGCGACGACGCGACGCTCGTGCCCGCGAACTACTACAACTTCGACGGCCCGCAGTACCGGCTCTTCCGTCTCGGCGTCGGCTACAGACCAGGACGCCGTCTTCGTTTCGAGGGATTCGACATCGACCAGACGGCCCCCGACACCGGGATTCGCGTCATCGAGGCCCACGTCTCCGATCGCCTCGAGGTGCGCGACATCAACATCAAAGGCCAGCACGACAGCGGGACGTGGGGACCAGGCCTGTTCAACGTCACTGATTCGAGCGGCTACGGCATCGTCGAGCGCTTCCGCGCCCCCCAGGGTGGCGAGTGGATCGACAACACCCCGACCGCCGGCGAACGCTGGCGCGGGCCGACCGGCATCCTGGCCAACCAGAACGCCGGCACCCTCGAGTTCAAACACTGTACGCTCGGTGCCTTCCCCGACAACGGTCTCTACGCCGCCGGCGGAAGCGGGAAAATCATCGTGAGTGGTGGCACCTACCGGAACAGTAACGGCGCGAACATCCGCGTCGGTGGCAACGGCAGCGAGATCAACTGGCCAAGCGTCAAAATCGACGACACCCGCCCGGAAGACGTGGCCCAGCGCGGAATCCGGATCGAGAACGGCAAGAACCTGCGTATCAAAGGGGCAGCCGTCGAAATCACCTCGCCGATGCCGACCAGCCACGCAATCTCGGCGATGCCCACCTGTGACAGCGCTCGAATCGAGCGCGTCCGCATTGACATGCAGGGCAACGACGTCAATCACGGCATCGTCGTCTCCCCCAACTGCGGGGAGGTCATCATCGTCGAGACGCAGATCAACCACGAAACCGCCGGCGGCTACCCGCTGTGGATCCGCAACACGAACGCGACCGACCGCGTGCTCGCCGAATACCTCACGATCACCGGCGAGGCAGGCGACGCCTCCGGATTCCGTGACGGCATCCGCGTCGAGCGAGACAACTGCCGGTTCAACGTGACCGAGGTCAACCAGTCCGCGCGCAGTGGCGCCACCCGAAACGCGATCACGTCGACCGCCGACGACCTGACGGTCTGGAAGAGTACCCTTCGCGCGAACCAGTACCCCATCGTCGAACTCGGTTCCGAGTCGCTCTACCTGGAAGTCGACGCCGAGTCGACCGGCGGTAAACACGCGGCCTGCCTGTACGATCAGAGTAGCAATATCTCTATCCGCAACAGTCGAATGGTCAATGGCGTGCGCGACCTCGGCTCCTCGAGCCTCGAGCTGTCGAACAACACGACCTACTGA
- a CDS encoding anti-sigma regulatory factor — MVSEEGVLEIASESDIVTARTTIRNVVSNVGFGLTDTTRIVTAVSELARNIYLYAEVGTMRWRVRSEGSRRVVEIVFDDDGPGISDVDRALEEGYSTSSGMGHGLSGAQKMMDEFEIDTSAETGTTVTIRKYVPQVVANDG; from the coding sequence ATGGTGAGCGAAGAAGGGGTCCTCGAGATCGCCTCCGAATCGGACATCGTCACCGCCCGGACCACGATTCGTAACGTCGTTTCGAACGTCGGTTTCGGGCTGACGGACACCACCCGGATCGTGACCGCGGTCTCCGAACTCGCCCGGAACATCTATCTCTACGCCGAGGTCGGGACGATGCGCTGGCGCGTCCGCTCGGAGGGGAGTCGGCGCGTCGTCGAAATCGTCTTCGACGACGATGGACCGGGAATTTCGGACGTCGATCGCGCCCTCGAGGAGGGGTACTCGACGTCGAGCGGAATGGGCCACGGCCTCTCCGGGGCCCAGAAGATGATGGACGAGTTCGAGATCGACACGAGTGCCGAAACGGGGACGACCGTCACCATTCGCAAGTACGTGCCACAAGTGGTCGCCAATGACGGGTGA
- a CDS encoding ATP-binding protein has protein sequence MTGDDETSITISKQADVILAGRRAKPILAAFELDESTVEEVVLVIHELASNIVKHAGEGTITLVPTSSDDHRGLEIHAEDSGPGIGDVDRAITDGYSTAGSLGSGLGAVDRLMDEFEVVPRPDSHAGTHIVAKREFRTRARSQKPFPLTFGAATRPRTRGDPNGDAFVIKRWGDSALVGVIDGLGHGRDAHTAAAAAKRYVTSHFDQSLTAIFRGVERVCTRTRGVVMALARFDWSQETISYASVGNISHKVDAPVPFQFVTRRGVLGNDAPEPLIKENEWDPEYALALYSDGVRSLWKWDEFVHLVDEPSSTLAHRLLAELADENDDATVLVVTRGSR, from the coding sequence ATGACGGGTGACGACGAGACGTCGATCACGATTTCCAAACAGGCCGACGTCATCCTCGCCGGCCGCCGGGCGAAGCCGATCCTGGCAGCGTTCGAACTCGACGAGTCGACCGTCGAAGAGGTCGTCCTCGTGATCCACGAACTGGCCTCGAACATCGTCAAACACGCCGGGGAAGGGACGATCACGCTCGTGCCCACGTCGTCGGACGACCATCGCGGTCTCGAGATTCACGCCGAGGACTCGGGGCCGGGAATCGGCGACGTCGATCGAGCGATCACCGACGGCTATTCGACGGCGGGGAGCCTGGGGTCCGGCCTCGGGGCGGTCGATCGGCTCATGGACGAATTCGAAGTCGTTCCTCGCCCCGACTCACACGCGGGCACGCATATCGTCGCCAAACGCGAATTTCGGACTCGAGCGCGTTCACAGAAGCCGTTTCCGCTCACGTTCGGAGCGGCGACGCGCCCCCGGACGCGCGGCGATCCGAACGGCGACGCGTTCGTCATCAAGCGGTGGGGAGACAGCGCCCTCGTCGGCGTCATCGACGGACTGGGGCACGGACGGGATGCTCACACCGCCGCGGCGGCGGCGAAACGGTACGTCACGAGCCACTTCGATCAGTCGCTCACCGCGATCTTTCGAGGCGTCGAACGGGTGTGTACCAGGACGCGCGGCGTCGTCATGGCGCTCGCTCGCTTCGACTGGTCCCAGGAGACGATTTCCTACGCCAGCGTCGGCAACATCTCGCACAAGGTCGATGCCCCGGTGCCGTTCCAGTTCGTGACGCGACGGGGAGTGCTCGGGAACGACGCGCCGGAACCGTTGATCAAGGAAAACGAGTGGGACCCCGAGTACGCCCTGGCGCTGTATTCTGACGGCGTACGGTCACTCTGGAAGTGGGACGAATTCGTCCACCTCGTGGACGAACCGAGTTCGACGCTCGCACACCGGCTCCTGGCAGAGCTAGCGGACGAGAACGACGACGCGACCGTACTGGTGGTTACGAGGGGATCGCGATGA
- a CDS encoding bacterio-opsin activator domain-containing protein yields MSGQDGDEQTSDRDMIQALQAELRETNEGLLALTLEREEHERTLTALHESSRELLHAETAEDVSDLILETTNEVLGLPGVGVYFANEDGTRLSPAATTEYVENRFGSLSSVSPDDSVAWRSFAEQETIVMDDGMTGRDEGLEAAFPSGIWLPLSTHGVLVAVSDGIGVFDADKRQLAGLLAATAEAALDRVEQEKRRRRREAQLEGLVEATGELLGAETVREVCDTVVETAESALSLPITMVAVYDSETGTLRPRAQTAMAETIVDAEQMFDPQAELAWQAFAEKRVTVHDEMAVAPGADADGDTYGVAILPLGRHGVLVIGSRTTDDVHDERLSLARILAASTEPSLARLLATNAESSLDRAERECQLIERDERLHEQNERLTRLNQINDVIRHIDQALVAADSRTAIEQAVCTQLTTAGPYTFAWIGEYDAVHDAVAPQEWGGANDGYLDTIDPREKADSSERGPTERANETQEPQVVEDLLGEPPLPRWRREALKRGYRACIAIPLVYREMRYGVLTVYSDRLETFGDLERTVLVELGETIAYAINAVESKKALVSDEFVEVEIEIRDDAIPFLSVTAEVGCAVELESVVARSDGGYRVFFTTHGTPLEPVLEHMERAFAVDDTRFISENDEECLFECTVDESSFFGTLLGHGAVPQRFRAEGGEGTIAVALPESADVRLFIDTIQATYDHSELLARREQPRERDRQTKSGFTADMDEILTDRQREVLRTAYESGFFESPRERTGSEISDALGVSQPTFNNHLRAAQRKFFELVFESD; encoded by the coding sequence ATGAGCGGCCAGGACGGTGACGAACAGACCTCTGACCGGGATATGATCCAGGCACTGCAGGCGGAGCTCAGGGAGACGAACGAGGGGCTTCTCGCGCTCACCCTCGAACGCGAGGAACACGAACGGACGCTGACGGCGCTCCACGAATCGAGCCGGGAACTGCTCCACGCCGAGACCGCCGAGGACGTGAGCGACCTGATCCTCGAGACGACGAACGAGGTCCTCGGCCTTCCCGGCGTGGGGGTGTACTTCGCCAATGAGGACGGAACCCGGCTCTCGCCGGCCGCGACGACCGAGTACGTCGAGAATAGGTTCGGATCCCTGTCGTCCGTGAGCCCCGACGACTCGGTCGCGTGGCGGTCGTTCGCCGAGCAAGAGACCATCGTGATGGACGACGGTATGACCGGTCGCGACGAGGGTCTCGAGGCGGCGTTCCCCAGCGGAATCTGGCTCCCGCTCAGCACCCATGGCGTCCTGGTCGCCGTCTCCGACGGGATCGGGGTGTTCGACGCGGACAAACGCCAGCTCGCCGGACTGCTCGCAGCCACCGCCGAAGCAGCCCTCGACCGGGTCGAACAGGAGAAACGGCGACGCCGGCGGGAAGCGCAGCTCGAGGGACTCGTCGAGGCGACAGGGGAGTTGCTCGGAGCGGAGACGGTACGAGAGGTCTGTGATACCGTGGTCGAGACGGCCGAATCGGCGCTCAGTCTTCCGATTACGATGGTCGCGGTCTACGATAGCGAGACGGGGACGCTCAGACCACGCGCACAGACGGCGATGGCCGAAACGATCGTCGACGCGGAGCAGATGTTCGACCCGCAGGCCGAACTGGCGTGGCAGGCGTTCGCCGAGAAACGAGTGACGGTTCACGACGAGATGGCGGTCGCCCCCGGGGCCGACGCCGACGGTGACACCTACGGCGTTGCGATCCTCCCGCTCGGGAGACACGGCGTGCTCGTCATCGGCTCGAGAACGACCGACGACGTACACGACGAGCGACTGTCGCTCGCCCGGATACTGGCCGCGAGCACGGAACCGTCGCTGGCTCGGCTCCTGGCGACGAACGCCGAGTCCTCGCTCGATCGGGCCGAACGGGAATGCCAGCTCATCGAACGTGACGAACGCCTGCACGAACAGAACGAGCGGCTCACGCGACTGAACCAGATCAACGACGTCATCCGTCACATCGATCAGGCGCTGGTGGCGGCGGATTCGCGAACGGCGATCGAACAGGCCGTCTGCACCCAGTTGACGACCGCCGGACCGTACACCTTCGCCTGGATCGGCGAGTACGACGCGGTGCACGACGCGGTGGCTCCCCAGGAGTGGGGCGGCGCCAACGACGGGTACCTCGATACGATCGACCCGCGAGAAAAAGCCGACTCGAGCGAACGAGGACCGACAGAACGGGCGAACGAGACACAGGAACCACAGGTGGTCGAGGACCTGCTCGGCGAGCCGCCACTCCCCCGGTGGCGCCGGGAGGCGCTCAAGCGCGGCTATCGCGCCTGTATCGCGATCCCGCTCGTGTATCGCGAGATGCGCTACGGCGTGTTGACGGTGTATTCGGATCGGCTCGAGACGTTCGGGGATCTAGAGCGCACCGTCCTCGTCGAACTCGGCGAGACCATCGCCTACGCGATCAACGCCGTCGAGAGCAAGAAAGCGCTCGTGAGCGACGAGTTCGTCGAAGTGGAGATAGAGATTCGGGACGACGCAATCCCGTTCCTCTCGGTGACGGCCGAGGTCGGTTGCGCCGTCGAACTCGAGAGCGTGGTCGCCCGGTCCGATGGCGGGTACCGCGTCTTCTTCACCACTCACGGGACGCCGCTGGAGCCCGTCCTCGAGCACATGGAGCGGGCGTTCGCGGTGGACGACACGCGGTTCATTTCGGAGAACGACGAGGAGTGTCTCTTCGAGTGTACGGTCGACGAGTCGAGTTTCTTCGGAACGCTCCTCGGTCACGGCGCCGTCCCCCAGCGATTCAGGGCGGAAGGCGGCGAAGGAACGATCGCCGTCGCCCTCCCGGAGAGCGCGGACGTGCGGCTGTTCATCGACACGATCCAGGCGACGTACGACCACTCGGAGTTGCTGGCGCGACGCGAGCAACCTCGAGAGCGGGATCGACAGACGAAGAGCGGGTTCACGGCGGACATGGACGAGATACTGACCGACCGTCAGCGAGAGGTGCTCCGGACCGCCTACGAGAGCGGATTCTTCGAGTCGCCACGCGAACGCACCGGCAGCGAGATCAGCGACGCACTCGGCGTCTCACAGCCGACGTTCAACAATCACCTCCGCGCCGCCCAGCGAAAATTCTTCGAGCTCGTCTTCGAATCGGACTGA
- a CDS encoding STAS domain-containing protein, which produces MTHTDRVTVIQVRGTLIATLPPHPSDSTIDDLQERILERINQTNLERIEGVVLDVSDVQTVDSFFARVIVETAKMVELMGVRPILVGIGPAIAITVTELGFDLGGVQTARSIDAALDALGIDSG; this is translated from the coding sequence ATGACCCACACAGATCGCGTCACCGTTATCCAGGTGCGAGGAACGCTGATTGCGACCCTCCCCCCACACCCGTCGGACAGTACGATCGACGACCTCCAGGAGCGCATTCTCGAGCGGATCAATCAGACGAACCTCGAACGCATCGAGGGAGTCGTGCTCGACGTCTCCGACGTGCAAACGGTCGACTCGTTCTTCGCCCGCGTGATCGTCGAGACGGCGAAGATGGTCGAACTGATGGGCGTTCGACCGATTCTCGTCGGCATCGGCCCTGCCATCGCCATCACGGTGACCGAACTCGGATTCGACCTCGGTGGTGTGCAGACGGCCAGGAGTATCGATGCGGCGCTAGATGCCCTCGGGATAGATTCGGGGTGA
- a CDS encoding DUF7385 family protein, with protein MEQFEKYVSSATLREENESIKQYQNTVGLACPACDQPFDDMVVCKDEHTSLNQTIPLDICTGVEDGKPVLFTHKP; from the coding sequence ATGGAGCAGTTCGAGAAGTACGTCTCCTCGGCGACGCTTCGCGAGGAAAACGAGTCGATCAAGCAGTATCAGAACACGGTCGGCCTGGCGTGTCCGGCCTGCGACCAACCGTTCGACGACATGGTCGTCTGCAAGGACGAACACACAAGCCTGAACCAGACCATCCCGCTCGACATCTGTACGGGCGTCGAGGACGGGAAGCCAGTGTTGTTTACCCACAAACCCTAG